In Mixophyes fleayi isolate aMixFle1 chromosome 11, aMixFle1.hap1, whole genome shotgun sequence, one DNA window encodes the following:
- the UBXN10 gene encoding UBX domain-containing protein 10, with translation MKMASAPTGLNASGTGAPLQRMHVTRPKSAKGRSRSTPQGFSQNVDTYHCCTSPPPRVSSVRSSPSPRIVQDDIPELLNQLPQRPPSSSLNRYRVLPSIGAAGGGDSTDVQLVTKTSAIKLVPETHKRQTKTLYRDQTHGGHTGSSQRPLKKEDSLVPAKPQEPSSLEPRLLLAIRCHCGKRFEQHFRPSDTLHSVLAAAEEKTGVSSKGCRVETMEVPRRSFPDLNQTLQECRILNKSVLCIHQVERD, from the coding sequence ATGAAGATGGCCTCAGCTCCAACTGGCTTAAATGCATCTGGAACAGGAGCTCCCCTCCAGAGGATGCATGTAACGAGACCTAAATCTGCCAAAGGTCGCAGCAGGAGCACCCCGCAGGGTTTCTCTCAGAACGTGGACACCTACCATTGCTGCACTTCTCCCCCTCCAAGAGTGTCCTCAGTACGGTCTTCGCCAAGTCCTAGAATAGTCCAGGATGATATACCAGAGCTTCTCAACCAACTTCCACAGAGACCACCTTCCTCGAGCTTGAACCGTTACAGAGTGCTCCCGTCCATTGGCGCAGCAGGAGGTGGGGATAGTACTGACGTACAACTGGTTACAAAAACCAGCGCCATCAAGCTGGTCCCTGAGACTCACAAACGGCAAACCAAAACTCTATACAGAGATCAGACCCATGGTGGACATACGGGCAGCAGTCAAAGGCCACTCAAAAAGGAGGACTCTCTTGTACCTGCAAAACCTCAGGAGCCATCTAGTCTAGAGCCCAGGCTGCTTCTGGCCATCAGGTGCCACTGTGGGAAGAGGTTTGAGCAACACTTCCGCCCCTCGGACACACTGCATTCTGTCCTGGCTGCGGCTGAAGAGAAGACGGGTGTATCCTCTAAAGGCTGCAGGGTGGAGACTATGGAGGTGCCGAGACGGAGCTTCCCTGACCTCAATCAGACGCTGCAGGAGTGTCGGATCCTCAACAAGTCCGTGCTGTGTATTCACCAGGTTGAAAGGGACTGA